One genomic region from Campylobacter concisus encodes:
- a CDS encoding efflux transporter outer membrane subunit: MKNKAFILITAAFLAGCSFRPDMPNVDTNFTSTYTYETSDIRDLWWREFNDENLNSLVENALEKNTNLRVAYLNLEKAKASLGVAEADLLPGINLNIGYEKAKSSGETYTKQPQTRYRKSDINLGLNYEVDLWGRVRNNVAAAEESLNATKFDYNSARLSISSSVAKSYFALVSLNVQEAVLRETLKTYEDTLALRKTQLDLGSINEMTYLQSKAAVESAKTNLTSILNAKSKAITSLTILTGKSNNEILNGAVTSSQNLPTSPEISAGISSEILLRRSDVARALANLKATNALVGVARAEYFPSISLTGLFGFSSIDFENIFVGNANTWSIGGSLAQKIFDFGRTKNNVAVAKTNEQIAAVNYEAAVKSALGEVRDALVSRQNAKISLEQVKNLLKSQQRIYSLAKEQYDAGYIGHLELLDAERNLLQVKLQDVSAKLDEVDSAVEVYRAFGGGFKLEK, from the coding sequence ATGAAAAATAAGGCGTTTATACTTATAACGGCGGCGTTTTTGGCTGGTTGCTCATTTCGTCCAGATATGCCAAATGTAGATACAAATTTCACATCTACTTACACTTATGAGACAAGTGATATAAGGGATCTTTGGTGGAGAGAATTTAACGATGAAAATTTAAATTCTCTAGTGGAAAATGCACTTGAGAAAAATACAAATTTACGTGTTGCTTATTTAAATTTAGAGAAAGCAAAGGCAAGCCTTGGCGTAGCTGAGGCAGATTTGCTTCCTGGTATAAATTTAAATATAGGCTACGAAAAAGCAAAAAGTAGTGGCGAAACATATACTAAGCAACCACAAACTCGTTATAGAAAATCAGATATAAATTTAGGATTAAACTATGAGGTTGATCTTTGGGGTAGAGTAAGAAATAATGTAGCAGCAGCCGAAGAAAGTCTAAATGCAACCAAATTTGACTACAATAGCGCGAGACTAAGTATCAGCTCAAGTGTTGCAAAAAGCTACTTTGCGTTAGTTTCATTAAATGTGCAAGAAGCTGTGCTAAGAGAGACTCTAAAAACTTATGAAGATACACTAGCGCTTCGCAAAACACAGCTTGATCTTGGAAGTATAAATGAGATGACTTATTTGCAAAGCAAGGCAGCAGTAGAAAGCGCTAAGACCAATCTTACTTCTATATTAAATGCAAAGTCAAAGGCTATTACCTCACTAACTATCTTGACTGGTAAAAGTAATAATGAAATTTTAAATGGAGCTGTTACTAGCTCACAAAATTTACCAACTTCTCCCGAGATAAGTGCTGGCATTAGCTCTGAAATTTTGCTAAGAAGAAGCGATGTAGCAAGGGCACTGGCTAATTTAAAAGCTACAAATGCTCTTGTTGGTGTTGCAAGGGCTGAGTATTTTCCAAGCATTTCACTGACTGGACTTTTTGGCTTTTCAAGTATTGATTTTGAAAATATCTTTGTTGGAAATGCCAATACATGGAGCATAGGGGGCTCTTTAGCTCAGAAAATTTTTGATTTTGGTAGGACAAAAAATAATGTTGCAGTGGCTAAAACAAATGAACAAATTGCCGCTGTTAATTATGAAGCAGCGGTAAAATCGGCTCTTGGCGAAGTAAGAGATGCGCTTGTTTCAAGGCAAAATGCAAAAATTTCTTTGGAACAAGTGAAAAATTTGCTAAAATCCCAACAAAGAATTTACTCGCTCGCTAAAGAGCAATATGATGCTGGCTATATTGGACATTTAGAGCTTCTTGATGCGGAGAGAAATTTGCTTCAGGTAAAATTACAAGACGTCTCAGCAAAGCTTGATGAGGTCGATAGCGCAGTCGAAGTTTATAGAGCTTTTGGTGGCGGTTTTAAGTTAGAAAAATAA
- a CDS encoding efflux RND transporter permease subunit — protein MFSRFFINRPIFATVISIIIVIAGFMGIKGLPIEEYPSLTPPTVSVSATYSGADAQTIADSVASAIEDQINGVENMLYMQSTSSSAGTMNISVYFKIGSSSKQATIDVNNRVQAALSRLPQEVQNMGVTVRERSGSILQVVGFTNPNMNQVELYNYVNLNIADEIKRVNGIGDTVLIGNKEHSMRIWLKPDRLAQFKLTPSDVISQVKIQNSQYAAGKIGEQPSKGENPYVYSVVSEGRFKDPKQFGEILIKSEDGTVVKLKEVATVELGAASYASEAMLNGKPAVPLLLFLQNDANALATSEAVAAKLEELKKTYPVGLEHTIAYNPTEFITVSIDEVIKTFIEAMVLVLVVMYFFLKSFRATIIPMLAVPVSIIGTFGGLYVMGFSINLITLFALILAIGIVVDDAIIVIENVERILHEDKEISVKDATFKAMEEVQTPVISIVLVLCAVFVPVSFMEGFVGVIQKQFALTLVVAVCISGFVALTLTPALCAVMLKKQENKPFWIVQKFNDFFDFSTRLFTAGVAKILKHVIISFIVIGIMGFATYGLFQKVPKGLVPSEDKGALMVITSLPPSTNMLKTKEEVKSISNAILSNPNVEFNMGFAGYDMLASSLRENSAISFVKLKDWSERKGATDGADALVGQFNGMLWGSKNSMTFVVNVPPIMGLSMTGGFEMYLQNKSGKSYNEIEADARKVTAAANARPELTGVRTTLETNYRQFKITVDKEKAKLFGVSESEIFSTIAATFGSYYINDFNLAGKSYRVYARASDNFRNNPEDLRKIFVRSNEGEMVPLNSVATLTRSIGPDIVDRFNLFPAAKIMGDPKPGYTSGDAIRAIQEVVNDTLSSDDYAISWAGTAYQEVNSQGTGTVAFIFGMIFVFLILAAQYERWLIPLAVITAVPFAVFGSLLAVWIRGLTNDIYFEIGLLLLIGLAAKNAILIVEFAMQERDSGKSIFDSAINAAKLRFRPIVMTSIAFTLGVFPMVISTGAGAASRHSLGTGVVGGMIASTTIAIFFVPMFYYLLENLNEKYWKKGAKKDEK, from the coding sequence ATGTTTTCAAGATTTTTTATAAACCGCCCGATATTTGCAACTGTTATATCTATCATCATAGTTATAGCAGGTTTTATGGGTATCAAGGGGCTTCCAATAGAGGAGTATCCAAGTCTTACTCCGCCTACTGTCTCTGTAAGTGCGACATATAGCGGTGCTGATGCGCAGACTATCGCCGACTCAGTCGCAAGTGCGATAGAAGATCAGATAAATGGTGTTGAGAATATGCTCTATATGCAAAGTACCTCAAGCTCAGCAGGTACTATGAATATAAGCGTATATTTTAAGATCGGCTCATCGTCAAAACAAGCTACGATCGATGTAAATAACCGTGTGCAAGCCGCCCTTTCAAGATTGCCTCAAGAAGTACAAAATATGGGCGTAACGGTGCGCGAAAGAAGTGGCTCGATCCTTCAAGTAGTTGGCTTTACAAATCCAAATATGAACCAAGTTGAGCTATATAACTATGTAAATTTAAACATCGCTGATGAGATCAAAAGAGTAAATGGTATCGGCGACACAGTGTTAATTGGCAACAAAGAGCACTCGATGAGAATTTGGCTAAAGCCAGATAGACTTGCTCAGTTTAAACTAACTCCAAGCGATGTCATCTCTCAAGTAAAAATTCAAAACTCACAATACGCCGCTGGCAAGATCGGCGAGCAGCCATCAAAGGGTGAAAATCCTTATGTTTATTCTGTAGTTTCTGAAGGACGTTTTAAAGATCCAAAGCAGTTTGGTGAAATTTTGATAAAAAGTGAAGATGGCACAGTTGTTAAGCTAAAAGAGGTCGCCACAGTCGAGCTTGGAGCTGCTAGCTACGCATCTGAAGCTATGCTAAATGGCAAACCAGCAGTGCCGCTTTTGCTATTTTTACAAAATGATGCAAACGCACTTGCGACATCTGAAGCAGTCGCTGCAAAGCTTGAAGAGCTAAAGAAAACCTACCCAGTTGGCCTAGAGCACACCATAGCTTACAATCCAACTGAATTTATCACCGTCTCAATAGACGAAGTTATAAAAACTTTTATCGAGGCGATGGTGCTAGTTCTTGTCGTAATGTACTTCTTCTTAAAGAGCTTTAGAGCTACCATCATACCAATGCTTGCTGTGCCAGTCTCTATCATAGGCACATTTGGTGGGCTTTATGTAATGGGCTTTAGTATAAATTTGATCACACTTTTTGCCCTGATCCTAGCCATCGGTATCGTCGTGGATGACGCGATCATCGTTATAGAAAACGTCGAGAGAATTTTGCATGAAGATAAAGAGATAAGCGTAAAAGACGCGACATTTAAGGCGATGGAGGAGGTGCAAACTCCGGTCATCTCTATCGTGCTCGTGCTTTGCGCGGTTTTCGTGCCAGTTTCATTTATGGAGGGCTTTGTAGGTGTTATACAAAAGCAGTTTGCGCTAACACTTGTCGTTGCTGTTTGTATCTCAGGCTTTGTCGCTCTTACTCTTACGCCAGCGCTTTGTGCGGTTATGCTTAAAAAGCAAGAGAACAAACCATTTTGGATAGTTCAGAAATTTAACGACTTCTTTGACTTTAGCACTAGGCTCTTTACAGCAGGCGTGGCAAAAATTTTAAAACACGTCATTATCAGCTTTATAGTCATTGGCATAATGGGATTTGCAACGTATGGCTTATTTCAAAAGGTGCCAAAAGGGCTTGTGCCTTCAGAAGATAAGGGCGCTTTGATGGTTATCACCTCGCTTCCACCTTCAACAAATATGCTAAAGACTAAAGAAGAGGTAAAATCTATTAGTAACGCCATTTTGAGCAATCCAAATGTTGAATTTAACATGGGCTTTGCAGGCTATGATATGCTAGCTAGCTCACTTAGAGAAAACTCAGCCATTAGCTTTGTCAAGCTAAAAGACTGGAGCGAGAGAAAAGGTGCAACTGACGGCGCAGATGCTTTGGTAGGTCAGTTTAACGGCATGCTTTGGGGCTCTAAAAACTCAATGACCTTCGTCGTAAACGTGCCACCTATCATGGGTCTATCAATGACTGGCGGCTTTGAGATGTATCTACAAAACAAGAGCGGCAAAAGCTACAACGAGATAGAAGCAGACGCTAGAAAGGTAACTGCAGCAGCAAACGCAAGACCTGAGCTAACTGGCGTAAGAACGACGCTTGAGACAAACTACCGCCAGTTTAAGATAACGGTTGATAAAGAAAAAGCAAAGCTATTTGGCGTAAGCGAGAGTGAAATTTTTAGCACGATAGCGGCTACTTTTGGCTCTTACTACATAAACGACTTCAACCTTGCAGGCAAGTCTTACCGCGTATATGCAAGGGCGAGCGACAACTTTAGAAACAACCCTGAGGATTTAAGAAAGATTTTCGTCCGCTCAAATGAGGGCGAGATGGTGCCATTAAATTCAGTAGCGACGCTTACAAGATCGATCGGACCTGATATCGTTGATAGATTTAACCTCTTTCCAGCGGCTAAGATCATGGGCGATCCAAAACCTGGCTATACATCAGGTGATGCGATAAGGGCGATCCAAGAGGTCGTAAATGACACGCTAAGCAGCGACGACTACGCTATAAGCTGGGCGGGAACGGCGTATCAAGAGGTAAATTCTCAAGGAACGGGCACGGTTGCTTTTATCTTTGGTATGATTTTTGTCTTTTTGATCCTTGCAGCTCAGTACGAAAGATGGCTCATCCCGCTTGCGGTCATTACTGCCGTGCCATTTGCGGTATTTGGATCATTGCTAGCAGTTTGGATAAGAGGCCTAACAAACGACATCTACTTTGAGATCGGACTCTTGCTGCTCATCGGTCTGGCGGCTAAAAATGCCATTTTGATCGTAGAGTTTGCAATGCAAGAGCGTGATAGTGGTAAGAGCATATTTGACTCAGCGATAAATGCAGCCAAACTTCGTTTTAGACCTATAGTAATGACATCAATCGCATTTACTCTAGGCGTCTTCCCGATGGTTATAAGCACAGGCGCAGGCGCTGCATCTCGCCACTCATTAGGAACTGGCGTGGTTGGTGGTATGATCGCTTCTACGACGATAGCTATATTTTTTGTGCCAATGTTTTACTATTTGCTTGAAAATTTAAATGAGAAATACTGGAAAAAGGGAGCAAAAAAAGATGAAAAATAA
- a CDS encoding efflux RND transporter periplasmic adaptor subunit: MANFKSALALSVTVLFLSGCFENKENKAAVGRQMPLSHVDIFTAQKTDIPISFDYTATVTSSQDVIIYPKVGGTIIKQFFKPGSKVKAGDKLFLIDPEKYQASYDSLDASVGVANANLKNAETEFKRISALYKKNAVSQKDYDAAVAAYDIANANLVSAKANLKNAKIDLEYTTITAPFDGVVGDNQVDVGSLVIANQTKLVRLTKINPIEAEFYIADVDNLSRKANLDSGAWQQLNSEAVLNLNNEGFTGKVTFIDNVVNTATGSVLAKASFDNSEGKILPGAFGHIKMSGFVQKNAFNIPQVALQQSATNTYVLVVKDGKVSQKNVKIGYQTKNMVAVTEGLEEGDKIIVNNFLKIGVGAPVETDKDLSAEFINGKDANATSSK; encoded by the coding sequence ATGGCAAATTTTAAAAGTGCTCTTGCGCTTTCGGTTACAGTTTTATTTCTAAGTGGTTGTTTTGAAAATAAAGAGAATAAAGCGGCAGTAGGTCGCCAGATGCCGCTATCTCATGTGGATATTTTTACTGCACAAAAAACAGACATACCTATTAGTTTTGATTACACCGCAACGGTTACAAGTAGTCAAGATGTTATTATCTATCCAAAAGTTGGCGGAACTATCATAAAGCAGTTTTTCAAGCCGGGAAGTAAAGTAAAAGCGGGTGATAAGTTATTTTTGATAGATCCAGAAAAATATCAAGCTAGTTACGACTCACTTGATGCCTCTGTTGGCGTAGCAAATGCAAATTTGAAAAATGCCGAGACCGAGTTTAAAAGAATTTCTGCCCTTTATAAGAAAAATGCAGTCTCTCAAAAAGACTATGACGCAGCAGTTGCAGCCTATGACATTGCAAATGCGAATTTAGTAAGTGCAAAAGCAAATTTAAAAAATGCGAAAATCGATCTAGAATATACGACTATTACAGCACCATTTGACGGCGTAGTGGGCGATAATCAAGTAGATGTTGGCTCGCTTGTCATAGCAAACCAAACAAAGCTTGTAAGACTTACAAAAATAAATCCTATTGAAGCAGAATTTTATATCGCTGATGTGGATAATCTAAGCAGAAAAGCAAATTTAGATAGTGGCGCTTGGCAGCAACTAAATAGCGAGGCTGTTTTAAATTTAAACAATGAAGGTTTTACTGGCAAGGTGACATTTATAGATAATGTCGTAAATACCGCGACTGGCAGCGTTTTGGCAAAGGCTAGCTTTGATAATAGTGAAGGTAAAATTTTACCAGGTGCGTTTGGCCATATAAAGATGAGCGGCTTTGTTCAAAAAAATGCCTTTAACATCCCACAAGTTGCCCTTCAACAAAGCGCTACAAACACTTATGTTTTGGTTGTAAAAGATGGCAAAGTAAGCCAAAAAAATGTAAAAATAGGATATCAAACAAAAAATATGGTAGCAGTCACCGAAGGCCTTGAAGAGGGTGATAAGATAATCGTTAATAACTTCCTTAAAATCGGAGTTGGTGCACCAGTTGAAACTGATAAAGACCTAAGTGCGGAATTTATAAACGGCAAAGATGCAAACGCTACAAGTAGCAAGTAA
- a CDS encoding TetR/AcrR family transcriptional regulator, with translation MVKTALELFLEKGYEKTSLSDIVAISGGSLSSIYTFFENKDGLFEAIVEQEIDSLIKEIDEKIDLKISHSLEEFLTKFATIIFSITCSKRHISLGRIMMSEGSKNGGKLGKTFLDQILKKIDLVLINFFERDEVKAKLDSKFSAKFATKYFIQSVIGAYYYDSLLINEEPKLSEKERKKHVGLCVELFLNGISKK, from the coding sequence ATCGTAAAAACAGCACTTGAGCTATTTTTAGAAAAAGGATATGAAAAGACAAGCTTAAGTGACATCGTAGCAATAAGTGGCGGATCACTTTCTAGCATTTACACGTTTTTTGAGAACAAAGATGGGCTTTTTGAGGCGATCGTTGAGCAAGAGATAGATAGCCTTATAAAAGAGATCGATGAGAAAATAGATCTTAAAATTTCCCACAGCTTGGAGGAATTTTTAACCAAATTTGCAACCATAATATTTTCTATTACTTGCAGTAAAAGGCATATCTCTCTTGGTAGGATAATGATGAGCGAGGGTTCTAAAAATGGTGGCAAACTTGGTAAGACGTTTTTGGATCAAATCTTAAAAAAGATCGATCTTGTGCTTATAAATTTCTTTGAAAGAGACGAAGTAAAAGCCAAGCTTGACTCAAAATTTTCAGCCAAATTTGCTACAAAGTACTTTATACAAAGTGTGATAGGAGCTTATTACTACGATTCGCTTTTGATAAATGAAGAACCAAAGCTTAGTGAAAAAGAGCGTAAAAAGCATGTTGGCTTGTGTGTTGAGTTGTTTTTAAATGGAATTAGTAAAAAATAA
- the ccoG gene encoding cytochrome c oxidase accessory protein CcoG → MSKDFHLSYAKRRYIFFACITLFVFVLPFIRINDAQLFLLSFDKSRVDLFFTKFDMQELYLLPFLFIILFLSIFFLTTLAGRVWCGWSCPQTIFRTIFRDLLQTKILKIRKNIQNKQNEPKGQILKRALAVGIWCVLALIISANFLWYFVPPLDFFAYLKEPSEHGVLLVFWLVIAIWLVYDVIILKENFCIYVCPYARVQSVMFDNDTIQVIYNQKRGGVIYNGQEKFKKPKEDSALCTGCEACVRICPTHIDIRKGMQLECINCLECSDACAKVMKHFDESSLIEWRSISSIKEQKRVKILRFRTVAYLVILGIVLTAGVLMSGKKESMLLNINRTSELYKILGENEVENSYVFLVQNTQNKEHAFYFEVDDKNIEISRPNKPFILKAGAKQRVIVTLKSKNENLSDKDLLKHINIKAYATDEPAISVQRQSTFIYPKR, encoded by the coding sequence ATGTCAAAGGATTTTCATCTTAGCTACGCCAAGAGGCGTTACATTTTTTTTGCCTGTATTACGCTATTTGTCTTTGTTTTGCCATTTATCAGGATAAATGATGCGCAGCTATTTTTGCTAAGTTTTGATAAAAGTAGAGTTGATCTCTTTTTTACAAAATTTGATATGCAAGAGCTTTATCTGTTGCCATTTTTATTTATCATTTTGTTCTTAAGCATATTTTTTCTAACGACACTTGCAGGGCGCGTTTGGTGCGGTTGGAGCTGTCCGCAAACTATTTTTAGAACGATATTTCGTGACCTTTTGCAAACTAAAATTTTAAAGATCAGAAAAAATATCCAAAATAAACAAAATGAGCCAAAAGGACAAATTTTAAAGCGTGCTTTAGCAGTTGGAATTTGGTGTGTTTTAGCTCTTATCATTTCGGCAAATTTTTTATGGTATTTTGTGCCACCGCTTGATTTTTTTGCTTATTTAAAAGAGCCAAGCGAACATGGAGTTTTGCTTGTATTTTGGCTTGTTATCGCTATTTGGTTAGTTTATGATGTCATCATTTTAAAAGAAAATTTTTGTATTTATGTCTGTCCTTACGCTAGGGTGCAATCAGTGATGTTTGATAACGACACTATCCAAGTTATTTACAATCAAAAAAGAGGCGGCGTAATCTATAATGGACAAGAGAAATTTAAAAAGCCAAAAGAAGATAGCGCACTGTGTACTGGCTGCGAGGCGTGCGTGAGGATATGCCCAACGCACATTGATATAAGAAAAGGTATGCAGCTTGAATGTATAAATTGTCTAGAGTGTAGCGATGCTTGCGCTAAAGTGATGAAGCATTTTGATGAAAGTTCACTTATCGAGTGGAGAAGCATAAGCTCTATAAAAGAGCAAAAAAGAGTCAAAATTTTACGCTTTAGAACGGTTGCTTATCTTGTCATTTTGGGCATTGTTTTGACAGCTGGAGTATTGATGAGTGGCAAAAAAGAAAGTATGCTTTTAAACATAAATAGAACAAGTGAGCTTTATAAAATTTTAGGCGAAAATGAAGTCGAAAATTCTTACGTATTTTTGGTGCAAAACACACAAAATAAAGAGCATGCCTTTTACTTTGAAGTAGATGATAAGAATATAGAAATTTCTCGTCCAAATAAGCCATTTATATTAAAAGCTGGTGCAAAGCAACGAGTAATCGTCACGCTAAAATCAAAAAATGAAAATTTAAGCGATAAAGATCTTTTAAAACATATAAATATCAAAGCCTATGCCACTGACGAGCCAGCTATCAGCGTGCAAAGGCAAAGTACTTTTATCTATCCTAAAAGATGA
- the rpsU gene encoding 30S ribosomal protein S21 → MPGIKVHPNESFDEGYRKFKKQTDRNLVVTEARARRFFEPKTEIRKKQKIAARKKMLKRLYMLRRYESRL, encoded by the coding sequence TTGCCTGGTATTAAGGTACATCCTAACGAGTCATTTGACGAGGGTTACAGAAAGTTTAAAAAACAAACTGACCGTAACTTAGTAGTAACTGAAGCAAGAGCTAGACGCTTCTTTGAGCCTAAAACTGAGATCCGCAAGAAACAAAAAATTGCAGCTCGTAAGAAAATGCTTAAACGTCTTTATATGCTTAGACGCTACGAGTCAAGACTCTAA
- a CDS encoding DNA-binding protein, with amino-acid sequence MQKLAINEAAEILGITKEAVYNRIRRGSINTVIENGTKFVILDEKPSSEKATKSAPKSTKTKSQNDEFVNYLLNELSELKSLNLNLQADKDRLFKEKEQMLIERKNEILQIYKDRDEKLMQFLNAMQRPLLAQKNDDMAKNEAIEAEIENESKWINLSEFLKELNLKPKATKKASEKIIKAIHHSKFIKFKRGVILVRRHKNLKELIGEI; translated from the coding sequence ATGCAAAAGCTAGCTATAAACGAAGCTGCAGAAATTTTAGGCATAACAAAAGAAGCAGTCTATAATAGAATCCGCCGTGGTTCGATAAATACAGTCATTGAAAATGGCACAAAATTTGTCATCCTTGATGAGAAACCAAGTAGCGAAAAAGCTACAAAATCCGCTCCAAAAAGCACAAAAACTAAATCCCAAAATGATGAGTTTGTAAATTATTTGCTAAATGAGTTAAGCGAGCTAAAGAGCTTAAATTTAAACTTACAGGCTGATAAAGATAGGCTTTTTAAAGAAAAAGAGCAGATGCTAATCGAGCGAAAAAATGAAATTTTGCAAATTTATAAAGATAGAGATGAGAAGCTCATGCAGTTTCTAAATGCTATGCAAAGGCCGCTTTTAGCACAAAAAAATGACGATATGGCAAAGAATGAAGCGATAGAGGCCGAGATAGAAAATGAGTCAAAATGGATAAATTTAAGTGAATTTTTAAAGGAGCTAAATCTAAAGCCAAAGGCAACAAAAAAAGCCAGTGAAAAGATAATAAAAGCGATACACCACTCAAAATTTATAAAATTTAAACGAGGTGTGATACTTGTTAGAAGACATAAAAATTTAAAAGAGTTGATAGGAGAGATATGA